The genomic stretch TAATTCTTAACAATAGGCATAgcagttttgcaaaaaaataaaatattatttataatattttagattAATGACTTTTTACCTTGATCATTCGATAACATTTAGTTATCCTCCTAGGTTTTATGAACTCGGCTGTAACATTAAATATCAACCTTATAgtcaacttcgtccccagggcatcttgtatcttttctaacatcgGACGGCGCTCTCTGTCCCGAAATAAAAAAGAGAGAACAAGGAACGAGGTTTCCTTATAGTCGTATAGTATAAAATTAAATCGATCTTGAACAGGATTCAGCTTCTTTTCTACGCCCATCTTCCGCAAAATATTCATCTAATTCCTTTAAGTTGTTGTATGTGTAGTAATTTAAATTAAATGCTCAAAACTTCACCTTACTTGCGTGCTACCTAACTAGTAAGAGTACTTATTTAAAATGCAGACCCGCAACCCTTTCTGTTTGTAACACTTTCTTGACCCACCCTGGTTTTTGTGTAATGTCTAGAATCACACTTTAATAcgattttatattatattatttgagatttttatttaaattttttatttataaaaaatttaaagcatcTTTGTTATAAGATCATTATTTTTCCTCAGACTGTGTTTAATATGAGAAGGCTTTGGTTATACTATATGATACTTTTTCATAACATAGCTAACTTTTcaaaataaagaagaaatattAGCAAACATTAAACGCAGCTggattgtttgtttattttttgtaaaacaaaaacacttGAGAAGATCAGAtcaatgtagtgtttgaacaaTCGAGAAGGCCAGGTGTTGTTTTCCCAAGGTGTAATACGTtacatcatatttttttttaaaaaaaggtaagTATCTATGATCGTCTGCAATGTCACTACAGCTAGTGAAGCTCTACCtggattgcaaaaaaaaaaaaaaaagagagagaaaTTTATTGCTTTTTATGTCTCTTCaattttagcttaattttaaaaaagaaatacctCTTTGCGAATTTGTTTCTTTCTGGATAAGCGATACTACAATTTGATTGGTTCTTCAGCTAATTATTTtcttatcaatttttaatttatgtatttatttttctgtCTGTGAAGAAAGTTAAAGATTTCAACAACAGTAGAGAAATTATTAACCAATTAGCTTTTAAAGTCTTATCgcatgaaaaaataaacttttgttggtGAATGAATCttggaaaaagtaaaaacaaaagaaaagagtgttacattttttttatttttaaatttacgcTTAAAAAATATATGGATGTTCAATCCAATCATGCCTGaactttcaaatttaaaaacccATTTCTCATTCCCATCTTCGACAATAAACGCCCATTGAGGTTTTGCCTGAATTTTATTAAAACGTTTGTTTAATagggaaaaaaaactttataatataataataatcataTCGTCATACAAGCAACTATCCTACTGACTGAAAAAACAATACATCCACTTCCAAagacttttaaaagtttacagaggatttctcttttaaataaagttttgcTCTCCCTGGAAATCATTTCTGACAAATAAGCCTTCTGGAGTCTTAATGGAGTATTTTCGGTATTCTTAAATTTTGAGCCtaaattgcaaaaattatattttgatatAAAGAGTACAAAACAGTAATCAGAAGTTGATCTCTGATAATTTCCTTAGAAGGAAACATCTAACACAAAATTCAGGTTACGTGTCAGAATTCTTTCTGTGTATTTTAAAGATTGAAGGCAAAGGGGATTATTTTTTGAGCACAAAGACACAACTGTTTTTACTCTTCCCACTGAATGATTGATGTTTGGTATATCGTCTGTTATCTCGCCCGACTGCTACTATTTATGTGCGGTAACTCTTCATGCCAAATTATAATACTTTCTTGCCATAAATTTTTAACCAGAATGTATTAGATTCTCGTTAAGTATAtattaaaactaattaaaatttgtactttcattaagcatacGTTGTTATCATGTACAGCggttaaatttttaaacccatGCGTGTGTAGTTTATATCTTTAGCTGGACTGTGTGAGGATttcatttttgcatttttatttttacattatttttctaCTCTGTCTATAGACAATACCttttattatttctatatcCTAGGTTGATAAATATGAACGGACTAAATTACCTGGTCAGTTTGGCCACAGATTTTTCATATTTCGAGTAGAAGACCTATTTAACTGAAACTGAAGAGTCGGTCAAAGATAAAGTGAAAACCAGATTGTAATACCATTCttgtttaactaaaaaaaaacgcATGTTACGTATCTTTCGTATTTTAAAATTGATATGCAAATATGACAGGCACTTCGTTTTGAAGTCTGAGTTAGCAATCTGTAACCAAACTAAAGCATTTTTCTGCGTAATTATATTAAAAGCCCCAGCctagattttttgtttcttaaacCGAAGTACACGTTTTTATCTTGAATTTGTGTTTTAGctgtttatatatttaaactGACCATTCACGATCTATTTGAAATTCTTCTGTTGCACACGTGTTGCGAATTTCATGTTTCTTCAACAATTTCAAACACGCACAAGGTAGCCAGCTAAAATGAATTCTGCAGAATGTTGTAAGAACGTAAATTTATAATCACTGTAAATtgtactttttaattttttttgagaaaaaaattaatatttatttgtaTCTAATCGATACTTGTTTATTTACCCGCCCttctttatagattttttaattgATATTTGGAATATAATTCAACGACTGCTAATACTGATGCACTGAAGGTACAAGAACATtagaactaaaaataaaatgcaaatAACAGCATCTCTAAAATGTAGTCTAGATTACAAAAAACATGttaagtatatttttaaaatacgttGGGTTGTTTTCGTTGGAAAGCACGCTGTCGACGATCATATGTTCCGAATTGGAGTACACAAGAGCAAGCTTGTAGCTGACAAGTGAATGCCCTGTTTTCAATTAAAAGATAGACAGAAACACATTTTGTTTGCTTAGAACACGTTCGCACATTTGGTAATCACAAAAAAACTGAAGATTTCACGAGTTTAAGAGAAGAAAAGGATGGAATAGATGGCTCGTTTTTGAGCGATCGAGACAAGAAGAAATGTGTCCTAACTTTCAACAACATATCgtattgtaaatatgttttgtctcgTTCGAGCATATACGATATGATTCCCATTAAATGTTTACGTTGTGTCTTAAATGAAACAATCTGTATGTACCAGCAACCATCGCCCGTGGGAGCGATAAAGAATTGACTTCTTAAATATAACATAGTTCTTGTTTCAACGTGCAGAAAGAAATCAAATAAGTAATATTTCTTCACTTGGAAAAAGAACTTGTAGTAAATTTATCAACTATAGTTTAAAACTAGCTTTTATAGTGATTATTAATCACACTTCAATTTCCAAAACTTTGCATTTATGAATGTCATATTTAACCCTTTTATTTGACCTAAATCCCCTCTTTCATTTTTGAATTAGtgttatattttctttctttattatatacttCAGCAAGTTAATATGATTTCAATTATGGCTTAGTGATAAgatgacttatttttttaagaagtcTGAAAAAATGCTCAATATGATtctttaatttcaatttttttctaatattgtAGTTTCTTCAAAAGGTTTTTTGCATCTTATCATTGCATATATAATTTAATTTGTGTTTCAAAATTCGAAATGTTTCACTGACTAAAGTTGAAAATTTCAGTAAACGTCGgacttgaaaatttattttctttataattcTTGCAGGTGATAtaaatatctctataataatacccgtagtccgtttgtttgtttgtaactTTGTTAGCTACGCACGAAATCTCGaagctaaaaataacaaatgcgatataattTTATCGACTTTGCTGTGACAGGAGAATTTATTTCCGTAGATTCTCCACGAGCTGACGATGTGTATAAgtgtataattttatttttaaaaaagagcaaaggaaagaaaaatgttaaattaagtCTGGCACAAGATTAATAAATCTAAAATCTTGCATGAAAACATACACCAACGAACTAGTCTTCGTCTAGACAACTACATAGCAATGACAAGAACAATGTAAGTGTTACACAAGAGAAAACCAAACTAAAAATTTCGTTCATAATCTTTATTTCATTCCAATATTTAATGCACAagataacaaatatatatataaaaaatagtattAACAAAGACACAAAGTTTTACATTTAGAATTTACAACAATatttacaattaaaaataatgtctaAAAATTATAACTAGGAGAACCCACTACGATTTTACataaaagaatttttcttaCCAATTTCATATTTTATATAGAATTTCTCTATAATGTTCGTGAGATTTCATTATGATAATTCATTAGGTACAAGCTGAAAAGGTATTTCgttaaaaattcagaaaaaaggggaaaaaatataatacataATAGATTCTGGTTAtctgaaaaataagtcattttttgcttgcCGTGGATCTTCTGGTCGCCATATTTTCTTCgtctttataaattttaatttttgggaaTTATTTTCATTTGACCAAGATAATGAGTGGCCTCTTAAAGGTAAGTATCCTTGTTTTTCACTatcatctaaaaaaaaacacaaataacataattaaaaaaaaaagaaaaagaaaaaaagacgtaagaaaaaaaatagaaagtggAAGATAGACACGCGAGTTGGCTtgatcaatttttatttatttaactatttttatttaatcagttaataacaacaacaacaagatggAAAAGTCATACCTTTTGAAGCATTATATATGACAACTTTCCcagcatttttaaaatgtgttgAGAAAATTCCATCGTCTTCCGGGCTATCGTTATCAGTTCTTATAAGCTCCGTTAAAAAGTTGATGTAACATATAGCCAAGCGTAAAGTATCCACCTTGGACAATCTCTTTTCATACGGTAGTGTAGGTATATGACTTCGCAACCCTTCGAAAGCTTCGTTGATACATTGCATACGTCTTCGTTCACGCAAGTTTGCTGCTGATCTGGTTCTTGCGTAACCTGTGTCGGATCGTTTTAATTTTCGTTTGTATCCAATTACATCGTGTTGTTCGTATTGTTTTCCCTGTGTTTGTTGGAGGGGTGTTGTACAAAACCCATGTTGGAGCATGGGAAAGGtcgaataaaaattattatgcgAATCCATATTATTTCAATCCCAAAATTTGCTCAGATGTTAAGAGTCCGTGAGAAAGTCAAATCTGTTCTAAATCAGCGAAAAGCAACTTTAAATACCGCTGGCCAAATATTAAAGTCGATCCAAAGCATTAtgggtaattttttgaaaaaaacatgcTCGTATATGTATGCGTtatgcttttcttttttattgtctttttttgttgcttgcatatttttctattattcttttaaccaatcagattgaAGATGTAACAAAAGACAATTCTGAATACGGCGGCGTAAAACAATAGGGCACATTGTTGTAACGTTTTTATGAAAGAAAGAtaattacaaatatatacagGACGAAAGTGTTACTATCTAGAAacttgaaaataacaaaaagaaaatagcagatataaaaatcgaattaaattttattttcaaatagaACCAGatggaaataattaaaaatttcacccggaagaatattttaaaagttaaatggATTTATAAGCGAACATTAAAAgcttttgaaaacaaataaagtGTTTGGCTAAATACAGATTGGTTCTTCCAACACACGTGTTTTTTTTTGCGCGTGGGTTCTGAAGATGAGAGGGAATTTGAGTTCATTTACTGATCATCTTTTAATGACACTTTGAGAGCGAAATCAGTAATAGTTCAATATCAGGACCAGCGTTGTCAAATTGTTTGAAGTGTGTAAAATTCCAACCTAAGTAAAACTTTAGAAGTTAACAAGTAATGAAATACTTCATTACATTTCTACTTCCTCTCCATGTCTTGTTTGTAGATACTTCGTGTATgattcaacatatttcttgattgTCAAAATGGCGTACTGCGGGGGTGGGGATGCTTAATTCGTCACAGATTCTTGAAAAATTGCAGAATGATGATTCTTCTAAAAGGGCTTCCTTATTAGTAAAAAAGAGGTTGTCCAATTATTCGAAGCATATAATCCAAAAAAATCTAATATGGTTGGAGAGTACGAAAGCAAATCTTGACACGTTTTAGTAATCTGTGTCTTTTTAGTTATATTTAAAATAAGGTAAAACTTTATGAGTTACATATTATTCGTGTTTATGACTTGATTGTAGGTACTTTGCATATGGTTCAAAATATTACCCGATAGTCATGGCGTCACTTCTAAATGGGAAATACTTGATTGATagcaaattcttaaaaaaattaagaagaaaaagtGCTTCCTTATGGGTAAAAAAAGGATTCGTAAAAATgtttatgcaaaaaatattcatttttacaaaattatatatttattgaaAAAGGACCAGCAAATTTGGCAACCtgagattttttaatttgttcattTGTGTCTACCTTGATATTGTTCTGAAAGTAAAAGTTGTTTGGCTTATaccaaagaaaagaaaatatcagTAGGAAATAAACCTtgctatttcttttttatattcctgTTCTTAGTCATTTGTAGCCTACCTACAACATTGTTGTTTGACACAAAATTATtcttaatctatattataatgcccgtatacgtccgtccgtccatccgtccgtctgtcacgcaaaatggtagcttagctgcgcaagtagcgagacgcacgcaatgcggtatgaaAAGGAAAGGCGAacgcgtggatttttccacgggctaacgactagtattttaTATTTGACCTAAATGTTGATCTATAATCTTTAAATACGCAAATTAGGGACCAGTATTGATTTTAATTGGATTCCCAAAGGAATATTTAATTCGCATGGAAATCCTTATCACCCTTAACCTCGTCCAAAGACAGCGATGAAAGAtgccctgaggacgaggttgcatCATCCTTTTACCGTTCTTGTGTTCGCTTACTTAAAAATAGGTAGCTTACTAAAACATCCCTCTATTCTTGACATCCCGAAATCAATGTAGAAGTAAAAGTTCCTTATTGTTGATGAAGGCCTGTGAAGTGTCTTTGGAAagtctttgtttattttctctGATTATTAACTTAATTAGTTTATTTTCCAAGGTTTCTCTGAGGTCTTTAATTGCTGGAAAGCAACCCATTCTAAATATGTGAGAGGCTTGGACACCAGTTTGTGTCTATTAGGATATCATTACTGTTTGCAAAAGTTATTATTGAATGTTGGTATACATTTTTAAAGGTTGTTTCACACTGTACCATAACATGTGTGCAACGTGTACGTATGCTTTTACTTCAAAAACTATGGATAAGGCTTTAAGTACAATTTGTTTACAATTGAAACTACTGTTGAAAGTTTTTTATCAGAACGTTTTTAGATGAAGACAAATAGACAACACATAGATTTATACGTTTTATTAgaagaaaaaattgataaaaaaaaggaCTTTTTATTGGAAGAACTACTTTAAATGGTTACTAGCTTGCAAAACTTAGAACAAGTTGATAACATTGTAGAGTTTCTATGGGTTTGTATAAGGCAtggtaaaattgaaaaactgcTTACATGGTTACCATTTTGTTATGCTAAGTCCTGGGAAGATTTAAAAATACGAAGAATCAAAGGACATCTCCAAGGCCCCGTCATCAAATTTTAGTTAAAGGAAAGTTCTTTTCCCGGAGATTTACCAATCAAAAATATAATatggagaaaattaaaaaactttgttaatTAAAATCCTGTTTCTGAGCAAATGTTTAGTCGAAAGTCAGAAAGAGTTCTAGAATTGAAATGGgagaaaaatcactacactttcAATTCTAAGAAGATTTTTGAAGGTAAAGCTTAAAATATATGTCGTTTCATAATGGCGGGAAAAGGTGGCATGACGTCACAgcctgtaaaataaaatattttcaaattttttcctCGTGTTCAGGTGTATTGTGGAAATTTTTTCTCATGAAAACAGCCGGGAAAGAATCTCGAGGAAAACTTACGTATCACGCAGTCGTTTAAGCACTTTAAATAATTGATGTCGCTCCCAAgcaccattttttatattagaatCTTTAACAGTAACACATTAGAAAACTTCTATTATCATGCATCGCTACCcgtggaaaaaaaattctggCTAACACATTATTTTTCCCATGCATGCATTTCTGTGGTGGGAATAAGCACCCATTATCTATTCCAGGGTGAGAGATTtgaatttcttaaacaaaatatattgctTTATAATGAGCTTGCAATTAAGatgtattgttgttgttttttgtagttTCTTCATTGTTGCACCTGCTTTCTTATGATTacaaatgtttctttttctttcgtcaattacatttttttcataataCCACAATCTTTTCTAATAAAGTTGGTATTTGTTGTTTTCATACTGGGAATTCGACAGGGACAATGCCCTGTAATTCAATGTCATTGAATTACTATTAAGCAattattattccaaatattttcacagGATAGACTTCAGTGTTGAAAGCACCATATAATCAATACACTTTTGCcgaattagttttctttgatgtaccGCTGCTATTTCTCAACTTTGCCAAACAAAACGAATGTCATTTTTTGAATCCTCCATGAAACTTtataaaatgtgaaatcttCAGATTTATACACCAAACAAACAACCTGTTACagcagttttttaattttgtactgaTTGAACTCTGCTTGAAAAAGAAACTTATTAGTACAAGTCGAAAATTAAAAAGGCTTTGACCATAACATTATTAACACCatcaaaacagtatttttacaTGCTGGAttaggttaaaaatttttttacacacCAATACAACGATGCTGAAAATGATCTTAAAATCAAGACAtcaaaattcaaacatttttaaaaattataatacccgtatacgtctgtccgtctgtctgtcacgcaaaatggtagcttagctgcgcaggtagcgagacgcacgcaatgcggtataaaaaagccgggcgaacccgtggatttttccacgggctaacgtctagtttttaaaaattcgggaaacgtgtatTGTGTTCTGAATAAAATACACATTAGATATACACTGCCCTTGTTTACCCAATTTTCCTTACATGGTATGCTTTGatccgtagctgtggtaaaggcacttgTGAAACATGTCCATTCACCTCGTGACTACAAAGCAAAAAGTCCGTTACCACTAGTCCACGTGCCACAACAAAATTAAGGTAGATCTCTACGAAAAAGGTTTTTAAGCTTCGGCTCAGAAATATTAAGAAATACAGTTGACTTTCCCTAATTCGAGTTCCCACGGGGAAAATTTCGAATTATAGAGAcattcgaattatagaaagtcTCTGTAATTTTTCAGGGAGTGAGAATTTGAATTACAGAGAGAAATTACATTAATttcaaaatcaagaaaacataattgaagtttcattcaatctttatttttatattttacacaaaaaaggaACTCTATTTAAAAAACTATTGAATATTTGAAAAAAGACGTTCGTAAGACAAATTTCGAATAGCCCTGTGTAGACTCTAAaattcgaattagggagagAATCGTGCTGAAGGGACTAAAAGactgttcgaattatagaaagttTCGGAATAGAGAAATTCGAAttgtagaaagttttttataagagctTCCTAAGGAGTACtagttcgaattatagaaatattcgaattatagaaattCAAATTAGAGTCAACTGTATTCAAGATGAAAAGTTTGTTCAGATCTTTCGGGAGTTTTCCCCATTGTCTGCAGCTTTAAAATAACTTTCTGTATAATACCAACACGCCATTGCCATGTTATATTTTGAGTGTATATGTTCGCTTGAATGTTGCAATGAAAAAGAACAAACAATGTTATCAAATTTTTTCCATgttagcagggcaaatattgataaaaaaaaaatttttcattcccGATATGGTGTGTTTTTTTCCcttaatcttttatttttaatgctcTTAATACGTGAGTGGTGGCATCATTCTGGCGGGATAATAAGGTATGCGTAATGCCAATTCTTAAATACTGGAACGGAATTCCTTAATAATGAAACAAGTGGTCAAGAGTCCTCTGGTTTTCAAATTTGGCTCTTCGCTGAGGTgatcaaaataaatataaaatagtaCTAGAGagtaacaaaaacatttacaaaaaaagaaaaatatatttatatacatattaaTTATGTACACGTAATTTGTCGTCGTGTGTGCATGTCAAATTGTCCAGAAAAATATTTCTCCCCTTAATCAAGTCTTTACACGAACCATGTTTCTGTTATAAAAGTACGAAATTGTCTAAAAAACTCAAAAGACTCCAAAATAATACTATTACTTGTCCAGAACTTAATAAAGCAAAAAGAGTGTCATTTTTACATCAAAACATTGCCTAATCTCTTGATGAAACTTTCAGCACGCAATGTTGCAAAGGTGACGCCACTATGGGCGTATAAATCTTTTGTTCGCACTCGCTCATAACTTAACTACCTAGAACAGAATTGCGTcggataaattttataaaacaaacttgatTCCTTAAAACCTCGTCCCCATGTcccgtccaaatataaaaagcctaacaagccctggggacgaggttggattcCTCAGAATGTCGGACATCTTACCTTAACTTAAGtttagaaaaatttaataaatataatcGTAAAAATAGTCATCCAAAATATCTCGTTTTATTTTCTTAGATTTCACTGaatgttttgttttactt from Hydractinia symbiolongicarpus strain clone_291-10 chromosome 12, HSymV2.1, whole genome shotgun sequence encodes the following:
- the LOC130622461 gene encoding pancreas transcription factor 1 subunit alpha-like — its product is MDSHNNFYSTFPMLQHGFCTTPLQQTQGKQYEQHDVIGYKRKLKRSDTGYARTRSAANLRERRRMQCINEAFEGLRSHIPTLPYEKRLSKVDTLRLAICYINFLTELIRTDNDSPEDDGIFSTHFKNAGKVVIYNASKDDSEKQGYLPLRGHSLSWSNENNSQKLKFIKTKKIWRPEDPRQAKNDLFFR